A DNA window from Caretta caretta isolate rCarCar2 chromosome 7, rCarCar1.hap1, whole genome shotgun sequence contains the following coding sequences:
- the R3HCC1L gene encoding coiled-coil domain-containing protein R3HCC1L isoform X3 yields the protein MQQEGEKSRVRPRKPDMALYVPKARREMTAQGAGPASGAWTMGSRREEENRRVLQKEGAKGSCERQSPSTGAHEPVAREGRRSEGKTRKRVPLGDRKRGSTPGQSQGASAEGWDQRRTRHQNHLAPEEQPCVRLETNLHSEQPSAQEPRLDQAPARPGGSEEQVPSQPGLRELSPRCWDSRTGTGPCSRLLVETSSPLLVPPRGGEEQAQEQRLGGSLARLGPSSQPRNESSDEISEQAAGSTGGASECAGKSIPAPSGESAGSACELRGEGAADPSSESAGNACELRGEGAADQSGEGAGNVAELTGEGAADQSGEGTGNVAELTGEGATDQSGESAGSACELTGEGVTDPSGECAADPSRESAGNACKLTGEGATDPSGESAGNVAELTGESAADSSGESAGSMCELRGEGATDQSGESAGSMCELTGESAADSSGESAGSMCELRGEGATDQNGEGAGNVAELTGESATDQSGESAGSACELTGESAADSSGESAGSACELTGEGAADQPCGRAGSVSDSEGRSTAVCPEQGCGQEGGMPERARARAHSRAHRTDSGAGALPERVDKARGSVPLCGEEMPCGSSPSALGDTEHSPAHGSREHSRSPEIPGSCSAGSLAEELDCPGGVARPLHGLRADGEPGTEREDDGGVIEGGMSCWDSNTEGPEQSSAGARSDSSAAAEGSWDSLFNADGDCLDQRLLEELLGGEKPRSSLQEPRFDYSGWQPAELDLSDSELPHVIEIYDFPQDFGTADLLHIFCSYQKKGFDIKWVDDTHALGIFSSPIAARDALSSRHVMVKTRPLAQGTRAAKAKARACADFLQPAKERPETSAALARRLVIGALGVRSNQSRAEREAERKKLQEARERKRLENKQREDIWEGRD from the exons ATGCagcaggagggggagaagagccGGGTCCGGCCCAGGAAGCCTGACATGGCCCTCTACGTGCCCAAAGCGCGACGGGAGATGACAGCCCAAGGAGCAGGCCCTGCCAGTGGTGCATGGACCATGGGGAGCCGGAGGGAGGAGGAAAACCGCCGTGTGCTGCAGAAGGAGGGTGCCAAAGGCAGCTGCGAGAGGCAGAGCCCCAGCACTGGAGCCCATGAGCCCGTGGCCAGAGAGGGGAGGAGGTCGGAGGGGAAAACAAGGAAGCGTGTACCCCTGGGGGACAGGAAAcggggcagcaccccagggcaGTCCCAAGGAGCCTCTGCTGAGGGCTGGGATCAGCGTCGCACACGCCACCAAAACCATCTGGccccagaggagcagccgtgtgtGCGGCTGGAAACAAACCTCCACAGTGAACAGCCCAGCGCTCAGGAGCCCCGCCTGGATCAGGCTCCCGCTCGGCCAGGGGGCAGTGAGGAGCAGGtgcccagccagccagggctCAGGGAGCTAAGCCCAAGGTGCTGGGATTCAAGGACAGGTACTGGACCTTGTTCCCGTCTGTTGGTGGAAACATCTAGTCCCCTGCTCGTGCCACCGCGTGGAGGGGAGGAGCAGGCGCAGGAGCAGAGGCTTGGGGGTTCACTGGCCCGGCTAGGCCCTTCCTCTCAGCCTAGGAATGAGAGCAGTGATGAAATATCAGAGCAGGCAGCGGGGAGCACAGGTGGCGCATCTGAATGTGCAGGCAAGAGCATCCCAGCTCCGAGCGGGGAGAGCGCAGGAAGCGCGTGCGAGCTCAGAGGGGAGGGTGCCGCAGATCCGAGCTCGGAGAGCGCAGGAAACGCGTGCGAGCTCAGAGGGGAGGGTGCCGCAGATCAGAGTGGGGAGGGCGCAGGAAACGTGGCCGAGCTTACAGGGGAGGGTGCCGCAGATCAGAGTGGTGAGGGCACAGGAAACGTGGCCGAGCTTACAGGGGAGGGTGCCACAGATCAGAGTGGGGAGAGCGCAGGAAGCGCGTGCGAGCTTACAGGGGAGGGTGTCACAGATCCGAGCGGGGAGTGTGCCGCAGATCCAAGCCGGGAGAGCGCAGGAAACGCATGCAAGCTTACAGGGGAGGGTGCCACAGATCCGAGCGGGGAGAGCGCAGGAAACGTGGCCGAGCTTACAGGGGAGAGTGCCGCAGATTCAAGCGGGGAGAGTGCAGGAAGCATGTGTGAGCTCAGAGGGGAGGGTGCCACAGATCAGAGTGGGGAGAGCGCAGGAAGCATGTGCGAGCTTACAGGGGAAAGTGCCGCAGATTCAAGCGGGGAGAGTGCAGGAAGCATGTGCGAGCTCAGAGGGGAGGGTGCCACAGATCAGAATGGGGAGGGCGCAGGAAACGTGGCCGAGCTTACAGGGGAGAGTGCCACAGATCAGAGTGGGGAGAGCGCAGGAAGCGCGTGCGAGCTTACAGGGGAGAGTGCCGCAGATTCAAGCGGGGAGAGCGCAGGAAGCGCGTGCGAGCTTACAGGGGAGGGTGCCGCAGATCAGCCGTGCGGGAGGGCAGGCAGCGTGTCTGACAGCGAGGGGAGGAGCACTGCTGTCTGTCCAGAGCAGGGgtgtgggcaggaaggaggcATGCCTGAGCGTGCCAGGGCGAGAGCGCACAGCAGAGCCCATAGGACAGACTCTGGCGCTGGGGCCCTCCCGGAGCGTGTGGACAAGGCCAGAGGCAGCGTACCGCTGTGTGGGGAGGAGATGCCCTGCGGCTCAAGCCCCAGTGCACTGGGGGACACCGAGCACTCGCCAGCTCATGGGAGCAGGGAGCACAGCCGGTCTCCGGAGATCCCGGGCAGCTGCTCGGCAGGGAGCCTGGCTGAGGAGCTGGACTGTCCAGGCGGGGTGGCGAGGCCATTACATGGCTTGCGAGCTGATGGAGAGCCTGGGACGGAAAGGGAGGATGATGGTGGTGTGATCGAAGGCGGCATGTCCTGCTGGGACAGCAACACCGAAGGGCCTGAGCAGTCCAGTGCCGGAGCCCGGAGCGACAGCAGTGCTGcggcagaggggagctgggacTCGCTGTTTAACGCCGATGGAGACTGCCTGGACCAGCGCCTGCTGGAAGAG CTGTTGGGCGGTGAAAAGCCCAGGAGCAGCCTGCAGGAGCCCCGCTTCGACTACTCCGGCTGGCAGCCTGCTGAGCTGGACCTCAGTGACTCGGAGCTGCCCCATGTCATCGAGATCTACGACTTCCCGCAGGACTTCGGCACCGCTGACCTGCTGCACATCTTCTGCAGCTACCA GAAAAAAGGCTTTGACATCAAATGGGTGGACGACACGCACGCACTGGGCATCTTCTCCAGCCCCATTGCAG CGCGCGACGCCCTGAGCAGCAGGCACGTGATGGTGAAGACCCGGCCCCTGGCGCAAGGCACAAGAGCAGCCAAAGCCAAAGCCAGGGCTTGTGCTG ACTTCCTGCAGCCAGCGAAAGAGCGTCCGGAGACGTCTGCGGCCCTGGCCCGGAGGCTGGTGATCGGAGCCCTCGGAGTGCGGAGCAACCAGAGCCGAGCCGAGCGTGAGGCCGAGCGCAAGAAGCTGCAGGAGGCCCGAG
- the R3HCC1L gene encoding coiled-coil domain-containing protein R3HCC1L isoform X1 — MSDGLCTQASLTALQLLRHQALSKGGGGTMQQEGEKSRVRPRKPDMALYVPKARREMTAQGAGPASGAWTMGSRREEENRRVLQKEGAKGSCERQSPSTGAHEPVAREGRRSEGKTRKRVPLGDRKRGSTPGQSQGASAEGWDQRRTRHQNHLAPEEQPCVRLETNLHSEQPSAQEPRLDQAPARPGGSEEQVPSQPGLRELSPRCWDSRTGTGPCSRLLVETSSPLLVPPRGGEEQAQEQRLGGSLARLGPSSQPRNESSDEISEQAAGSTGGASECAGKSIPAPSGESAGSACELRGEGAADPSSESAGNACELRGEGAADQSGEGAGNVAELTGEGAADQSGEGTGNVAELTGEGATDQSGESAGSACELTGEGVTDPSGECAADPSRESAGNACKLTGEGATDPSGESAGNVAELTGESAADSSGESAGSMCELRGEGATDQSGESAGSMCELTGESAADSSGESAGSMCELRGEGATDQNGEGAGNVAELTGESATDQSGESAGSACELTGESAADSSGESAGSACELTGEGAADQPCGRAGSVSDSEGRSTAVCPEQGCGQEGGMPERARARAHSRAHRTDSGAGALPERVDKARGSVPLCGEEMPCGSSPSALGDTEHSPAHGSREHSRSPEIPGSCSAGSLAEELDCPGGVARPLHGLRADGEPGTEREDDGGVIEGGMSCWDSNTEGPEQSSAGARSDSSAAAEGSWDSLFNADGDCLDQRLLEELLGGEKPRSSLQEPRFDYSGWQPAELDLSDSELPHVIEIYDFPQDFGTADLLHIFCSYQKKGFDIKWVDDTHALGIFSSPIAARDALSSRHVMVKTRPLAQGTRAAKAKARACADFLQPAKERPETSAALARRLVIGALGVRSNQSRAEREAERKKLQEARERKRLENKQREDIWEGRD; from the exons ATGTCGGATGGGCTTTGCACACAGGCCAGCTTGACTGCTCTGCAGCTGTTACGGCACCAAGCGCTCTCAAAAG GTGGAGGTGGCACCATGCagcaggagggggagaagagccGGGTCCGGCCCAGGAAGCCTGACATGGCCCTCTACGTGCCCAAAGCGCGACGGGAGATGACAGCCCAAGGAGCAGGCCCTGCCAGTGGTGCATGGACCATGGGGAGCCGGAGGGAGGAGGAAAACCGCCGTGTGCTGCAGAAGGAGGGTGCCAAAGGCAGCTGCGAGAGGCAGAGCCCCAGCACTGGAGCCCATGAGCCCGTGGCCAGAGAGGGGAGGAGGTCGGAGGGGAAAACAAGGAAGCGTGTACCCCTGGGGGACAGGAAAcggggcagcaccccagggcaGTCCCAAGGAGCCTCTGCTGAGGGCTGGGATCAGCGTCGCACACGCCACCAAAACCATCTGGccccagaggagcagccgtgtgtGCGGCTGGAAACAAACCTCCACAGTGAACAGCCCAGCGCTCAGGAGCCCCGCCTGGATCAGGCTCCCGCTCGGCCAGGGGGCAGTGAGGAGCAGGtgcccagccagccagggctCAGGGAGCTAAGCCCAAGGTGCTGGGATTCAAGGACAGGTACTGGACCTTGTTCCCGTCTGTTGGTGGAAACATCTAGTCCCCTGCTCGTGCCACCGCGTGGAGGGGAGGAGCAGGCGCAGGAGCAGAGGCTTGGGGGTTCACTGGCCCGGCTAGGCCCTTCCTCTCAGCCTAGGAATGAGAGCAGTGATGAAATATCAGAGCAGGCAGCGGGGAGCACAGGTGGCGCATCTGAATGTGCAGGCAAGAGCATCCCAGCTCCGAGCGGGGAGAGCGCAGGAAGCGCGTGCGAGCTCAGAGGGGAGGGTGCCGCAGATCCGAGCTCGGAGAGCGCAGGAAACGCGTGCGAGCTCAGAGGGGAGGGTGCCGCAGATCAGAGTGGGGAGGGCGCAGGAAACGTGGCCGAGCTTACAGGGGAGGGTGCCGCAGATCAGAGTGGTGAGGGCACAGGAAACGTGGCCGAGCTTACAGGGGAGGGTGCCACAGATCAGAGTGGGGAGAGCGCAGGAAGCGCGTGCGAGCTTACAGGGGAGGGTGTCACAGATCCGAGCGGGGAGTGTGCCGCAGATCCAAGCCGGGAGAGCGCAGGAAACGCATGCAAGCTTACAGGGGAGGGTGCCACAGATCCGAGCGGGGAGAGCGCAGGAAACGTGGCCGAGCTTACAGGGGAGAGTGCCGCAGATTCAAGCGGGGAGAGTGCAGGAAGCATGTGTGAGCTCAGAGGGGAGGGTGCCACAGATCAGAGTGGGGAGAGCGCAGGAAGCATGTGCGAGCTTACAGGGGAAAGTGCCGCAGATTCAAGCGGGGAGAGTGCAGGAAGCATGTGCGAGCTCAGAGGGGAGGGTGCCACAGATCAGAATGGGGAGGGCGCAGGAAACGTGGCCGAGCTTACAGGGGAGAGTGCCACAGATCAGAGTGGGGAGAGCGCAGGAAGCGCGTGCGAGCTTACAGGGGAGAGTGCCGCAGATTCAAGCGGGGAGAGCGCAGGAAGCGCGTGCGAGCTTACAGGGGAGGGTGCCGCAGATCAGCCGTGCGGGAGGGCAGGCAGCGTGTCTGACAGCGAGGGGAGGAGCACTGCTGTCTGTCCAGAGCAGGGgtgtgggcaggaaggaggcATGCCTGAGCGTGCCAGGGCGAGAGCGCACAGCAGAGCCCATAGGACAGACTCTGGCGCTGGGGCCCTCCCGGAGCGTGTGGACAAGGCCAGAGGCAGCGTACCGCTGTGTGGGGAGGAGATGCCCTGCGGCTCAAGCCCCAGTGCACTGGGGGACACCGAGCACTCGCCAGCTCATGGGAGCAGGGAGCACAGCCGGTCTCCGGAGATCCCGGGCAGCTGCTCGGCAGGGAGCCTGGCTGAGGAGCTGGACTGTCCAGGCGGGGTGGCGAGGCCATTACATGGCTTGCGAGCTGATGGAGAGCCTGGGACGGAAAGGGAGGATGATGGTGGTGTGATCGAAGGCGGCATGTCCTGCTGGGACAGCAACACCGAAGGGCCTGAGCAGTCCAGTGCCGGAGCCCGGAGCGACAGCAGTGCTGcggcagaggggagctgggacTCGCTGTTTAACGCCGATGGAGACTGCCTGGACCAGCGCCTGCTGGAAGAG CTGTTGGGCGGTGAAAAGCCCAGGAGCAGCCTGCAGGAGCCCCGCTTCGACTACTCCGGCTGGCAGCCTGCTGAGCTGGACCTCAGTGACTCGGAGCTGCCCCATGTCATCGAGATCTACGACTTCCCGCAGGACTTCGGCACCGCTGACCTGCTGCACATCTTCTGCAGCTACCA GAAAAAAGGCTTTGACATCAAATGGGTGGACGACACGCACGCACTGGGCATCTTCTCCAGCCCCATTGCAG CGCGCGACGCCCTGAGCAGCAGGCACGTGATGGTGAAGACCCGGCCCCTGGCGCAAGGCACAAGAGCAGCCAAAGCCAAAGCCAGGGCTTGTGCTG ACTTCCTGCAGCCAGCGAAAGAGCGTCCGGAGACGTCTGCGGCCCTGGCCCGGAGGCTGGTGATCGGAGCCCTCGGAGTGCGGAGCAACCAGAGCCGAGCCGAGCGTGAGGCCGAGCGCAAGAAGCTGCAGGAGGCCCGAG
- the R3HCC1L gene encoding coiled-coil domain-containing protein R3HCC1L isoform X4 — MARAPFRTLLLQMQPAECQGPRTLPHPAVTDAACRTPGPAHPSAAFNLLLQLLGGEKPRSSLQEPRFDYSGWQPAELDLSDSELPHVIEIYDFPQDFGTADLLHIFCSYQKKGFDIKWVDDTHALGIFSSPIAARDALSSRHVMVKTRPLAQGTRAAKAKARACADFLQPAKERPETSAALARRLVIGALGVRSNQSRAEREAERKKLQEARERKRLENKQREDIWEGRD; from the exons ATGGCCCGCGCACCCTTCCGCACCCTGCTGTTACAGATGCAGCCTGCCGAATGCCAGGGCCCGCGCACCCTTCCGCACCCTGCTGTTACAGATGCAGCCTGCCGAACGCCAGGGCCCGCGCACCCTTCAGCAGCCTTTAACCTTTTGTTACAG CTGTTGGGCGGTGAAAAGCCCAGGAGCAGCCTGCAGGAGCCCCGCTTCGACTACTCCGGCTGGCAGCCTGCTGAGCTGGACCTCAGTGACTCGGAGCTGCCCCATGTCATCGAGATCTACGACTTCCCGCAGGACTTCGGCACCGCTGACCTGCTGCACATCTTCTGCAGCTACCA GAAAAAAGGCTTTGACATCAAATGGGTGGACGACACGCACGCACTGGGCATCTTCTCCAGCCCCATTGCAG CGCGCGACGCCCTGAGCAGCAGGCACGTGATGGTGAAGACCCGGCCCCTGGCGCAAGGCACAAGAGCAGCCAAAGCCAAAGCCAGGGCTTGTGCTG ACTTCCTGCAGCCAGCGAAAGAGCGTCCGGAGACGTCTGCGGCCCTGGCCCGGAGGCTGGTGATCGGAGCCCTCGGAGTGCGGAGCAACCAGAGCCGAGCCGAGCGTGAGGCCGAGCGCAAGAAGCTGCAGGAGGCCCGAG
- the R3HCC1L gene encoding coiled-coil domain-containing protein R3HCC1L isoform X2: MSGQRAEPAALVRGGGGTMQQEGEKSRVRPRKPDMALYVPKARREMTAQGAGPASGAWTMGSRREEENRRVLQKEGAKGSCERQSPSTGAHEPVAREGRRSEGKTRKRVPLGDRKRGSTPGQSQGASAEGWDQRRTRHQNHLAPEEQPCVRLETNLHSEQPSAQEPRLDQAPARPGGSEEQVPSQPGLRELSPRCWDSRTGTGPCSRLLVETSSPLLVPPRGGEEQAQEQRLGGSLARLGPSSQPRNESSDEISEQAAGSTGGASECAGKSIPAPSGESAGSACELRGEGAADPSSESAGNACELRGEGAADQSGEGAGNVAELTGEGAADQSGEGTGNVAELTGEGATDQSGESAGSACELTGEGVTDPSGECAADPSRESAGNACKLTGEGATDPSGESAGNVAELTGESAADSSGESAGSMCELRGEGATDQSGESAGSMCELTGESAADSSGESAGSMCELRGEGATDQNGEGAGNVAELTGESATDQSGESAGSACELTGESAADSSGESAGSACELTGEGAADQPCGRAGSVSDSEGRSTAVCPEQGCGQEGGMPERARARAHSRAHRTDSGAGALPERVDKARGSVPLCGEEMPCGSSPSALGDTEHSPAHGSREHSRSPEIPGSCSAGSLAEELDCPGGVARPLHGLRADGEPGTEREDDGGVIEGGMSCWDSNTEGPEQSSAGARSDSSAAAEGSWDSLFNADGDCLDQRLLEELLGGEKPRSSLQEPRFDYSGWQPAELDLSDSELPHVIEIYDFPQDFGTADLLHIFCSYQKKGFDIKWVDDTHALGIFSSPIAARDALSSRHVMVKTRPLAQGTRAAKAKARACADFLQPAKERPETSAALARRLVIGALGVRSNQSRAEREAERKKLQEARERKRLENKQREDIWEGRD; this comes from the exons GTGGAGGTGGCACCATGCagcaggagggggagaagagccGGGTCCGGCCCAGGAAGCCTGACATGGCCCTCTACGTGCCCAAAGCGCGACGGGAGATGACAGCCCAAGGAGCAGGCCCTGCCAGTGGTGCATGGACCATGGGGAGCCGGAGGGAGGAGGAAAACCGCCGTGTGCTGCAGAAGGAGGGTGCCAAAGGCAGCTGCGAGAGGCAGAGCCCCAGCACTGGAGCCCATGAGCCCGTGGCCAGAGAGGGGAGGAGGTCGGAGGGGAAAACAAGGAAGCGTGTACCCCTGGGGGACAGGAAAcggggcagcaccccagggcaGTCCCAAGGAGCCTCTGCTGAGGGCTGGGATCAGCGTCGCACACGCCACCAAAACCATCTGGccccagaggagcagccgtgtgtGCGGCTGGAAACAAACCTCCACAGTGAACAGCCCAGCGCTCAGGAGCCCCGCCTGGATCAGGCTCCCGCTCGGCCAGGGGGCAGTGAGGAGCAGGtgcccagccagccagggctCAGGGAGCTAAGCCCAAGGTGCTGGGATTCAAGGACAGGTACTGGACCTTGTTCCCGTCTGTTGGTGGAAACATCTAGTCCCCTGCTCGTGCCACCGCGTGGAGGGGAGGAGCAGGCGCAGGAGCAGAGGCTTGGGGGTTCACTGGCCCGGCTAGGCCCTTCCTCTCAGCCTAGGAATGAGAGCAGTGATGAAATATCAGAGCAGGCAGCGGGGAGCACAGGTGGCGCATCTGAATGTGCAGGCAAGAGCATCCCAGCTCCGAGCGGGGAGAGCGCAGGAAGCGCGTGCGAGCTCAGAGGGGAGGGTGCCGCAGATCCGAGCTCGGAGAGCGCAGGAAACGCGTGCGAGCTCAGAGGGGAGGGTGCCGCAGATCAGAGTGGGGAGGGCGCAGGAAACGTGGCCGAGCTTACAGGGGAGGGTGCCGCAGATCAGAGTGGTGAGGGCACAGGAAACGTGGCCGAGCTTACAGGGGAGGGTGCCACAGATCAGAGTGGGGAGAGCGCAGGAAGCGCGTGCGAGCTTACAGGGGAGGGTGTCACAGATCCGAGCGGGGAGTGTGCCGCAGATCCAAGCCGGGAGAGCGCAGGAAACGCATGCAAGCTTACAGGGGAGGGTGCCACAGATCCGAGCGGGGAGAGCGCAGGAAACGTGGCCGAGCTTACAGGGGAGAGTGCCGCAGATTCAAGCGGGGAGAGTGCAGGAAGCATGTGTGAGCTCAGAGGGGAGGGTGCCACAGATCAGAGTGGGGAGAGCGCAGGAAGCATGTGCGAGCTTACAGGGGAAAGTGCCGCAGATTCAAGCGGGGAGAGTGCAGGAAGCATGTGCGAGCTCAGAGGGGAGGGTGCCACAGATCAGAATGGGGAGGGCGCAGGAAACGTGGCCGAGCTTACAGGGGAGAGTGCCACAGATCAGAGTGGGGAGAGCGCAGGAAGCGCGTGCGAGCTTACAGGGGAGAGTGCCGCAGATTCAAGCGGGGAGAGCGCAGGAAGCGCGTGCGAGCTTACAGGGGAGGGTGCCGCAGATCAGCCGTGCGGGAGGGCAGGCAGCGTGTCTGACAGCGAGGGGAGGAGCACTGCTGTCTGTCCAGAGCAGGGgtgtgggcaggaaggaggcATGCCTGAGCGTGCCAGGGCGAGAGCGCACAGCAGAGCCCATAGGACAGACTCTGGCGCTGGGGCCCTCCCGGAGCGTGTGGACAAGGCCAGAGGCAGCGTACCGCTGTGTGGGGAGGAGATGCCCTGCGGCTCAAGCCCCAGTGCACTGGGGGACACCGAGCACTCGCCAGCTCATGGGAGCAGGGAGCACAGCCGGTCTCCGGAGATCCCGGGCAGCTGCTCGGCAGGGAGCCTGGCTGAGGAGCTGGACTGTCCAGGCGGGGTGGCGAGGCCATTACATGGCTTGCGAGCTGATGGAGAGCCTGGGACGGAAAGGGAGGATGATGGTGGTGTGATCGAAGGCGGCATGTCCTGCTGGGACAGCAACACCGAAGGGCCTGAGCAGTCCAGTGCCGGAGCCCGGAGCGACAGCAGTGCTGcggcagaggggagctgggacTCGCTGTTTAACGCCGATGGAGACTGCCTGGACCAGCGCCTGCTGGAAGAG CTGTTGGGCGGTGAAAAGCCCAGGAGCAGCCTGCAGGAGCCCCGCTTCGACTACTCCGGCTGGCAGCCTGCTGAGCTGGACCTCAGTGACTCGGAGCTGCCCCATGTCATCGAGATCTACGACTTCCCGCAGGACTTCGGCACCGCTGACCTGCTGCACATCTTCTGCAGCTACCA GAAAAAAGGCTTTGACATCAAATGGGTGGACGACACGCACGCACTGGGCATCTTCTCCAGCCCCATTGCAG CGCGCGACGCCCTGAGCAGCAGGCACGTGATGGTGAAGACCCGGCCCCTGGCGCAAGGCACAAGAGCAGCCAAAGCCAAAGCCAGGGCTTGTGCTG ACTTCCTGCAGCCAGCGAAAGAGCGTCCGGAGACGTCTGCGGCCCTGGCCCGGAGGCTGGTGATCGGAGCCCTCGGAGTGCGGAGCAACCAGAGCCGAGCCGAGCGTGAGGCCGAGCGCAAGAAGCTGCAGGAGGCCCGAG